The sequence TAACCAAAATATCTTAAAGCCTTTCCATAAGGTGTGTCAATAGCATATGTCTCACTAATATATTGTGAAAGAGGATTGTAGTCGTCAAACTGAAAACCACCAATAACCGAAGCGACAGAAAATAAAGTCACTCCTAGTATTCCTATCCAAAAAACTGTGTTTCCATTCATAATTATATCCCGCTCTATGTCAGTAGTTATTATTTTGGTGTTGTCTTCGCTATGCTTGCATATAACGGTCGATGGTATGGTGTCGTGCGGGATTATGAGGCGATTCCTATCAGTTTACTCCGACTTTTTTTACGAGCCACAAACGCTCGCAAACCGCTGAAACCCGCATGCACTATACCATGTGTTATCACCAGTTTTATTTCTTTTCCTCTCGTAAAATTTTCTCCATTTTACGACCTTTTGCTAATTCATCAACCAACTTATCTAAATATCTAACCAGTCTATAAATTTCAAATTCATCCTCAATTTCTTCAATTCGATAGCCACAAATAACTCCTTTAATCAGGTGTGCATTGGGGTGTATTTTTGCTTTTTGAAAAAATGATTCAAAGGTTGCCTTCTCCTGAATAAGTCCTTGCAAACTCTTTTCATCAAAACCAGTTAGCCATTCTATAACTCTGTGAAGTTCTTCTTTTGTTCTACCTTTCTTTTCTACCTTGGTCACATAATGAGGATAGACAGATGCGAAGATCATTTTTGCAACTTGTTCGTTTTTTTCAGCTGTCACTTTCATTTTGATACTATTTTATTGTTTATTACTTTCTCATAAAGTCAAATGCGCCTTTTCGCAGTTGTATTCCATACTCTAAATAGGCTTTCATACAAGCAAGAAAGTTTGCCCATCCTCCCGAATTTTCTAAAGCCCATTTCAGATTCGCTTCATTAAGTTCCTTTCCATTTTCGTTTACTCTTACTATGGTACTATCA comes from bacterium and encodes:
- a CDS encoding DUF2200 domain-containing protein, encoding MKVTAEKNEQVAKMIFASVYPHYVTKVEKKGRTKEELHRVIEWLTGFDEKSLQGLIQEKATFESFFQKAKIHPNAHLIKGVICGYRIEEIEDEFEIYRLVRYLDKLVDELAKGRKMEKILREEKK